From the Ignavibacteriales bacterium genome, one window contains:
- a CDS encoding spore maturation protein has protein sequence MADLFRSIINLISIFAIPLMIAVFLGWGFVKKVRVYEVFVEGAKDGFHTAIRIIPYLVAMLFAIGIFRASGAMDLLVVIISPVTNLIGMPADTLPMALMRPLSGSGSLGIMTELMKAHGPDSFVGVLASTMYGSSETTFYVLAVYFGAVNIKNSRHAVPVGLLADLAGMVGAVFICRILFGI, from the coding sequence ATGGCTGACCTCTTTCGTTCCATCATAAACCTGATTTCTATATTTGCTATTCCGCTGATGATTGCAGTGTTTCTCGGCTGGGGATTTGTGAAGAAAGTGCGCGTGTATGAAGTCTTCGTGGAAGGTGCTAAAGATGGATTTCATACAGCGATTCGCATCATTCCCTATTTAGTAGCAATGTTGTTTGCTATCGGTATTTTCCGTGCCAGCGGTGCGATGGATTTACTGGTTGTGATAATTTCACCAGTCACAAATTTAATCGGTATGCCTGCAGACACATTGCCGATGGCGCTCATGCGCCCGCTGTCAGGCAGCGGTTCATTGGGAATTATGACAGAGTTGATGAAGGCGCATGGTCCTGATTCGTTCGTCGGCGTACTTGCTTCAACAATGTACGGCAGTTCGGAAACAACGTTTTATGTGCTTGCCGTTTATTTCGGAGCGGTGAACATTAAAAATTCCCGGCACGCTGTACCAGTCGGGTTACTGGCAGATCTTGCCGGCATGGTCGGCGCTGTTTTTATTTGTCGGATCCTTTTCGGAATTTAG
- a CDS encoding efflux RND transporter permease subunit — protein sequence MWLTRLALRYPISTFLFACTIVVLGFVSFTQLPIDLLPNISIPVVTSVTYYPGAGPLDMEQSVTRIIERSVSSVNDVSYVQSSTREGISRVRVNFNWDANVDVGMIDVMQRVNRVLSQLPEGIQQPSVLRFDINSQPVCNVVVFGDMDERDLYDLAYNIIEPQIEHLSGVASAPVSGGRIREIHVTLDRNRLEAMQLPVATVLDAVANSNLIIPSGDLRTGQFDYSLKTESRFNIVKPMEDVIVNTVNGIPIRIKDIGAVEDSYQEQTEIVRINGKPGLTLRVQKLAGANTVDVVDNVMRNLPKLTGIPESVRLSISFDQSLYIRNTISGLQREATLGGVLAMIIILLFLRNVRGTLIILVAIPMSILITFILFRFGNITLNIMTFGGLALAVGRLVDDSIVELEAISRHYNRRKPGQSKIEATLEAAKEVAAPIFVSTLTTVIVFLPIVFLTGIAKLLFIPLTVTIAVALFGSFFVSRTITPLMCLNYLPPEKEINRASLKLQDRIRVKAHDALDQLDTWYEQRLTWAMGHRRSIVIGILGFSLLSFGLFAFIGTEFFPDQDESQFSVSIKLPVGSRVENTDKVARLIEEIIQKNVPEVQAMIVDVGIPTSSKGGGGGGGGGNAGSHAARIQVALVPSDKRDRSVFEITRQLRPQLQRIPGAAVFLDQGGFLRFLMNFGSSAPIDVEIRGYDLEKGTALAKDILGIVRSTPGAVDVQISRDDNLPELRVQIDRDKAGVLGINVANISNTINTCMNGTVASVFTDPTTGNQYDILVRLDQDYRSRIDDLKKLVITTNSGKQVLLGNIATIVKANSPVQIDRKYQQRLVEVTANVAGRDLGSVASDIQNKVDQLTIPLGFEVKQTGNVEQQQKTNRELLLAFALAILLVYVVMASQFQSFIDPFIIMFTIPLGIAGVFWTLFLTSTTLSVTSAQGIIVMVGIVVSNGILLVDYINKLRASGVELHEAVVRGGRTRLKPILMTSLATVLGLIPMAIGMGGESTQAPLAIAVIGGLTFSTTLTLFFIPILYTIFEERFKRKIQSDEDAPIEIESIPMQTEIKVEKSTTMKKPAVRKGKKTSDSSSSKK from the coding sequence ATGTGGCTAACGCGGCTTGCACTTCGCTATCCAATCTCGACATTCCTTTTTGCGTGCACGATTGTTGTTCTAGGATTTGTATCGTTCACACAGCTTCCCATTGATCTGCTGCCGAACATTTCGATTCCTGTTGTCACTTCGGTCACGTATTATCCCGGAGCAGGTCCACTTGACATGGAGCAATCCGTAACGCGCATTATTGAACGCAGCGTCAGTTCGGTCAACGATGTAAGTTATGTGCAATCAAGCACTCGAGAAGGTATTTCACGTGTCAGAGTAAATTTTAATTGGGATGCCAACGTGGATGTCGGAATGATCGATGTCATGCAGCGGGTAAATCGCGTTCTCAGCCAGCTTCCGGAGGGAATTCAACAACCCTCAGTGCTGCGCTTCGATATAAACAGTCAGCCGGTATGTAATGTAGTCGTCTTTGGCGATATGGATGAACGAGATCTCTATGATCTGGCATATAACATCATTGAACCACAGATAGAACATTTGTCAGGAGTAGCTTCCGCGCCTGTTTCAGGAGGCCGAATTCGAGAAATCCATGTGACGCTTGACCGGAACAGACTCGAAGCAATGCAGCTTCCTGTTGCGACTGTCCTGGATGCCGTTGCAAATTCCAATCTTATTATTCCTTCCGGTGATCTCCGAACAGGTCAATTTGATTATTCGTTGAAGACGGAAAGCCGTTTTAACATCGTCAAGCCGATGGAAGATGTTATTGTGAATACAGTCAATGGAATCCCAATCCGCATCAAAGATATTGGTGCGGTCGAAGATAGTTATCAGGAACAAACAGAAATCGTACGCATCAATGGTAAACCGGGATTGACCTTGCGCGTACAGAAACTTGCAGGTGCAAATACGGTTGATGTGGTTGATAACGTTATGCGCAACCTGCCAAAGCTGACCGGTATTCCAGAGTCGGTACGATTGTCTATCTCCTTCGATCAATCGCTCTACATTCGCAATACAATTTCAGGTTTGCAGCGTGAAGCGACGCTCGGCGGTGTATTGGCGATGATCATCATTTTACTATTCCTTCGGAATGTTCGCGGTACGCTTATCATTCTTGTCGCTATTCCTATGTCTATCCTCATTACGTTTATTTTATTTCGTTTTGGGAACATCACACTGAATATCATGACATTTGGAGGATTGGCACTCGCTGTCGGAAGACTCGTGGATGACTCGATCGTAGAGTTGGAGGCCATCTCACGGCATTACAATAGGCGTAAACCGGGACAGTCAAAGATTGAAGCGACACTTGAAGCAGCAAAGGAAGTGGCAGCACCTATTTTCGTGTCGACGTTGACAACAGTTATTGTTTTCCTCCCAATCGTTTTTCTCACGGGTATTGCAAAACTTCTTTTTATTCCACTCACGGTTACTATTGCTGTAGCATTATTCGGATCGTTTTTTGTTTCGAGAACAATAACACCATTGATGTGTTTGAACTATCTGCCGCCTGAAAAAGAAATTAATCGAGCTTCATTAAAATTACAAGATCGTATTCGCGTTAAGGCGCACGATGCACTTGATCAATTGGATACTTGGTATGAACAACGACTCACATGGGCAATGGGACATAGACGGTCTATTGTAATCGGAATCCTTGGTTTTTCGCTTCTGTCCTTTGGATTATTTGCCTTCATCGGAACAGAATTTTTCCCTGATCAGGACGAAAGTCAATTTAGCGTTTCGATCAAACTTCCGGTAGGCTCAAGAGTTGAAAATACAGACAAAGTGGCAAGATTGATTGAAGAGATTATCCAAAAGAATGTGCCGGAAGTTCAAGCAATGATTGTTGATGTGGGTATCCCTACCTCCTCAAAAGGCGGTGGTGGCGGCGGCGGCGGGGGAAATGCAGGAAGTCATGCAGCGAGAATACAGGTTGCTCTGGTACCATCAGACAAACGCGACAGATCTGTCTTTGAAATTACCAGACAACTACGCCCACAACTTCAAAGAATCCCGGGTGCTGCGGTGTTTCTCGATCAAGGAGGTTTCTTGAGATTTTTGATGAATTTTGGATCGTCAGCTCCGATTGATGTAGAAATACGAGGATATGATTTAGAAAAAGGAACAGCGCTGGCGAAGGATATTTTGGGTATTGTTCGCTCTACACCAGGTGCGGTTGACGTCCAGATTTCAAGGGATGATAATCTCCCTGAATTGCGCGTGCAAATAGATCGGGATAAGGCAGGAGTTCTTGGCATTAACGTCGCTAATATTTCGAACACTATTAACACTTGCATGAATGGAACGGTTGCTTCCGTTTTTACTGATCCAACGACGGGCAATCAGTATGACATTCTCGTACGTTTGGATCAAGACTACCGTTCGAGGATTGATGATTTGAAAAAACTTGTTATCACGACGAACAGCGGAAAACAAGTACTCCTTGGGAATATAGCGACAATCGTGAAAGCAAATTCACCGGTCCAGATCGATCGGAAATATCAACAGCGATTAGTAGAAGTGACGGCAAATGTTGCAGGTCGTGATTTAGGAAGCGTCGCAAGTGATATTCAGAATAAAGTTGATCAGCTCACTATTCCTCTCGGTTTTGAAGTGAAACAAACCGGCAATGTTGAGCAGCAGCAGAAAACGAACCGCGAACTTTTACTCGCGTTCGCACTTGCAATACTCCTTGTCTATGTTGTGATGGCGTCGCAATTCCAATCATTTATTGATCCCTTCATCATCATGTTCACCATTCCGCTCGGGATCGCTGGAGTATTCTGGACGCTCTTTTTGACTAGTACTACGCTTTCCGTCACATCTGCGCAAGGCATTATCGTTATGGTGGGAATTGTCGTGAGTAATGGAATATTACTAGTAGACTATATAAACAAACTGCGTGCATCCGGAGTTGAGCTCCATGAAGCAGTTGTCCGCGGCGGCAGAACGAGACTTAAGCCAATTCTCATGACTTCGCTCGCAACGGTGTTGGGATTGATTCCCATGGCGATTGGCATGGGCGGCGAATCCACTCAAGCACCGCTCGCAATTGCCGTCATCGGCGGATTGACATTTTCGACAACACTGACACTGTTCTTCATTCCAATTCTCTACACAATATTTGAAGAACGATTCAAACGAAAAATACAAAGTGATGAAGATGCGCCTATTGAAATTGAATCAATACCTATGCAAACCGAAATAAAAGTAGAGAAATCGACTACGATGAAAAAACCGGCGGTACGAAAAGGGAAAAAAACATCCGACTCTTCTTCATCAAAGAAGTAG
- a CDS encoding efflux RND transporter periplasmic adaptor subunit, with the protein MKKIWKYSVPLLIILIAGSVIAYKITTNAKTADTRRSIAPLVKVEKPLHELVKIQLQFNGDVLPVRQAGIFSKVSGNLERIYTDMGFVVRANQLLATIDSAELYQQYLQTKATYQNARITFDRIKQLIEKSLASKQDLDNADAAMKVAQANFEAASTRLSYSRIVAPFNGIIIKRFLDPGALVTANSSTLFILMNLDNVKIIVNVPEKVVPYVYQIRTALVTLDALPGKAFTGKVTRFSEAIDLSTRTMAIQIEIANRSHVIKPGMFATVQITLAEHQNAVTVPTNALLKDENGQYIFALEEKKVKRIRVQTGVEQVERTEILSGLTGDETIITVGQQFVKDGGQVTVQR; encoded by the coding sequence GTGAAGAAAATATGGAAATATAGTGTTCCACTTCTTATTATTTTAATCGCTGGCTCGGTTATAGCGTATAAAATTACAACGAATGCAAAGACAGCGGATACGCGACGTTCTATAGCGCCTTTAGTAAAAGTAGAAAAACCGTTGCATGAATTGGTAAAGATACAGCTTCAATTCAACGGCGATGTTCTGCCTGTAAGGCAAGCAGGAATATTCTCTAAGGTCAGCGGTAATCTTGAGCGCATCTATACCGACATGGGATTTGTCGTTCGAGCGAACCAATTGTTGGCAACGATTGATTCAGCAGAATTGTATCAGCAATATCTACAAACGAAGGCGACGTACCAGAACGCGCGAATTACATTTGATCGCATAAAACAATTAATAGAAAAAAGCTTAGCGTCGAAACAAGATTTAGATAATGCGGATGCCGCAATGAAAGTTGCTCAGGCAAACTTTGAGGCTGCTTCGACCCGGTTGAGCTATTCACGAATCGTCGCGCCATTCAATGGAATTATTATCAAACGTTTTCTTGATCCGGGTGCATTGGTAACAGCGAATAGCTCGACACTGTTTATATTAATGAATCTGGATAATGTGAAAATTATTGTCAACGTACCTGAGAAAGTTGTTCCGTATGTCTATCAGATTCGTACGGCACTCGTGACACTCGATGCTTTGCCTGGGAAAGCATTCACAGGAAAGGTGACGCGCTTCAGCGAGGCAATCGACTTATCAACCCGAACGATGGCCATTCAAATCGAGATTGCAAATCGTTCTCATGTTATTAAGCCGGGAATGTTCGCAACCGTCCAAATAACGCTTGCAGAACATCAAAATGCTGTTACGGTGCCGACCAATGCTCTCCTGAAAGATGAAAATGGTCAATATATCTTTGCACTTGAAGAGAAAAAAGTAAAACGCATCAGGGTGCAGACAGGAGTTGAGCAAGTTGAACGCACGGAGATCCTTTCAGGCTTGACGGGAGACGAGACCATTATTACGGTAGGTCAGCAATTCGTGAAAGACGGCGGGCAGGTTACAGTACAGCGATGA
- a CDS encoding zf-HC2 domain-containing protein, translating to MNHKKIQLLVSSYLDGEVNESEKAEALSHLEVCPECRRFIEQAKLMRENICALGEVELANSFAAHVAYSVEKRDEQTVEWLGIEPSARNTFILLATLVLILFFFTSYNNNTGSAMNDQLLNKITSNSVSTQVLLQQENLSKSDLLYAVMTK from the coding sequence ATGAACCACAAAAAGATACAATTACTCGTATCATCCTATTTGGATGGTGAAGTCAACGAGAGTGAAAAAGCTGAGGCACTTTCACATCTCGAAGTATGTCCTGAATGCCGTCGATTCATTGAACAGGCGAAACTTATGCGAGAAAATATCTGCGCACTCGGTGAAGTAGAACTTGCAAATTCCTTTGCAGCACATGTGGCATATTCAGTAGAGAAGCGGGACGAACAAACTGTAGAATGGCTTGGAATAGAACCCTCAGCGAGAAATACATTTATCTTGCTTGCGACTTTGGTCCTTATCCTATTCTTTTTTACGAGTTACAACAATAATACTGGATCGGCAATGAATGATCAACTATTAAATAAAATTACATCAAATTCTGTCTCGACACAGGTATTACTCCAACAAGAAAATCTCTCGAAGAGTGATTTATTATATGCGGTGATGACTAAATAA
- a CDS encoding sigma-70 family RNA polymerase sigma factor, with amino-acid sequence MTDDFALIKAIQAGDHQAFESLVHRYQRQVANLIYVTMGSSDDVDDIAQEVFIRVYRSLPRFKFDASFFSWIYRITMNLCIDEIRKRKIRKVLSLDFLTEDALEKSRKNKDHGMPSDSLLTEERRQVVQSALQRLKPEHRDILVLREYKDLGYSEIAETLNISLEAVKSRIFRARSELKNLLSEYFEERT; translated from the coding sequence GTGACCGACGATTTTGCACTTATTAAAGCGATTCAGGCAGGTGATCATCAAGCATTTGAGTCGCTGGTCCACCGTTATCAGCGTCAGGTGGCAAACCTGATCTATGTAACAATGGGCAGCTCTGATGACGTGGATGATATCGCACAAGAAGTATTTATTCGAGTATATCGGTCATTGCCGCGGTTTAAGTTCGATGCATCATTCTTTTCATGGATTTATCGGATTACGATGAATTTGTGCATTGATGAAATTCGGAAACGCAAGATCAGGAAAGTTTTATCGTTAGATTTCTTAACAGAAGATGCGCTGGAAAAAAGCCGAAAGAATAAAGATCATGGAATGCCCTCTGATTCGCTGTTAACTGAGGAAAGGCGTCAGGTAGTTCAATCGGCGCTTCAACGATTAAAACCAGAACACAGAGATATCCTTGTGTTGCGTGAGTATAAAGATTTAGGATATAGTGAGATTGCAGAGACGCTTAATATCAGCTTGGAAGCTGTGAAATCACGCATCTTTCGTGCACGATCTGAGCTCAAAAATCTCTTGAGTGAATATTTCGAGGAACGAACATGA
- the mnmA gene encoding tRNA 2-thiouridine(34) synthase MnmA, which produces MKTDNKNITVAVGMSGGVDSSVAAALLLKEGYSVIGITMKTYDYMEVGGFGPNESSCCDLNAVMDAHAVAEKLGFPHYVVNLREEFGTAVINNFVEEYLKGRTPNPCVICNRKIKFGVLLEKAQERGAQYIATGHYARVRFDQHRKRHILSRGMYAEKDQSYALWAVTQEALSKTMFPLGEMTKPEVRALAEQYELINARKHESYEICFVPDDNYERFLKERIPNLQGQVSGGDIVQDGNVVGKHNGYPFYTIGQRRNIGAYGQKMYVTEIDSNTNTIKIGTDDELHHRTLIASQVNWSGIAVLEKNLRVRARVRYKDSGTDALVSLEENGNIKVTFDQPKRAITPGQSVVIYDGDDVLCGGVIEQVLD; this is translated from the coding sequence ATGAAAACGGATAATAAAAATATTACGGTAGCAGTTGGCATGAGCGGTGGTGTGGATTCCTCGGTTGCAGCCGCGCTGCTGCTGAAAGAAGGTTACAGCGTCATTGGTATTACGATGAAGACGTACGATTATATGGAAGTTGGCGGTTTTGGTCCGAACGAGAGCAGCTGCTGCGATCTCAACGCTGTGATGGATGCTCATGCCGTTGCAGAGAAGTTGGGCTTTCCACATTACGTTGTCAACTTGCGCGAAGAATTTGGAACTGCCGTTATCAACAATTTTGTAGAAGAATATCTCAAAGGTCGAACGCCAAATCCATGTGTCATCTGTAATCGGAAGATTAAATTCGGCGTGCTCCTGGAAAAGGCGCAGGAACGTGGAGCTCAGTATATTGCAACCGGGCATTATGCCCGTGTTCGTTTCGACCAGCATCGGAAAAGGCATATTCTTTCGCGTGGCATGTATGCTGAGAAAGACCAATCTTATGCACTGTGGGCGGTAACGCAGGAAGCACTGAGCAAGACGATGTTTCCTCTCGGTGAAATGACAAAACCGGAAGTGCGGGCACTTGCGGAACAGTACGAACTCATCAATGCACGAAAACACGAAAGTTATGAAATCTGTTTCGTTCCCGACGATAATTACGAAAGGTTTTTGAAGGAACGCATTCCCAATTTACAGGGACAAGTTTCCGGCGGCGATATTGTGCAAGATGGAAATGTTGTCGGCAAGCACAATGGATATCCATTCTACACCATTGGTCAACGCCGTAATATCGGAGCATATGGCCAGAAAATGTATGTAACTGAAATCGACAGTAACACAAATACGATAAAAATTGGAACGGATGATGAACTTCATCATCGTACTCTCATCGCTAGTCAAGTAAACTGGAGCGGAATAGCTGTGCTGGAAAAGAATCTTCGTGTGCGGGCAAGAGTACGATATAAGGATAGTGGAACGGATGCACTTGTTTCTTTAGAGGAAAATGGAAATATTAAAGTGACGTTTGATCAGCCGAAACGCGCAATCACTCCAGGTCAATCGGTAGTGATATATGATGGAGACGATGTTCTCTGCGGTGGTGTGATAGAACAGGTCTTGGATTGA
- a CDS encoding sugar phosphate nucleotidyltransferase: MADTDHLWGIVLAGGEGKRLQEFIRKRYGVDRPKQYSAIIGKRSMLRHTLDRVEKLIPPRQLQIVVARKHRKYLPEELKEREMKAVLVAPENRESAASVYLALSHIYFRDPDAVVAIFPSDHFIGEEERFLYYVERAISFIGEHPDYVVLLGIKPTNANPEYGWIEPNKNFLLHERNRFYRVLNFREKPNLEEAQKLFDKGCLWNSLVLAAKCETLVKMYRQQLKVIYDAFKKGKSVYGTDEEESFIVDAFENIPSRSFSKCVLEVIPESLFVLRGEGILWSDWGTKEQVLKDLDSLGVSR; the protein is encoded by the coding sequence ATGGCAGACACAGATCATCTTTGGGGAATCGTTCTCGCCGGCGGAGAAGGAAAACGTCTGCAGGAATTTATCCGTAAGCGGTATGGTGTCGATCGTCCAAAACAATACTCTGCAATTATCGGCAAACGATCCATGCTGCGCCACACGCTTGATCGTGTAGAAAAATTAATTCCCCCCAGACAACTTCAAATTGTTGTTGCCCGTAAACACAGAAAATACTTACCGGAAGAGCTCAAAGAACGCGAGATGAAGGCAGTTCTTGTAGCCCCAGAAAACCGGGAGTCAGCGGCAAGTGTGTATCTTGCACTTTCGCATATTTATTTCCGTGATCCGGACGCTGTTGTGGCAATCTTTCCATCAGATCATTTCATCGGTGAGGAAGAACGTTTTCTTTACTATGTCGAACGGGCAATATCGTTCATTGGAGAGCATCCCGATTACGTCGTTCTCTTGGGAATCAAACCAACCAACGCAAATCCGGAATATGGATGGATTGAACCAAATAAAAATTTTCTTTTGCATGAAAGAAATCGTTTCTACAGGGTTCTCAATTTCCGCGAGAAGCCGAATTTGGAAGAAGCGCAAAAACTCTTTGATAAAGGATGTTTGTGGAATTCGCTGGTGTTAGCGGCAAAATGCGAAACATTAGTAAAGATGTACCGTCAGCAACTGAAAGTTATTTATGATGCCTTTAAAAAAGGAAAATCGGTGTATGGTACGGATGAAGAAGAATCCTTTATTGTAGATGCATTTGAAAATATTCCATCGAGAAGTTTTTCAAAATGCGTACTCGAAGTAATTCCGGAAAGTCTTTTTGTCTTGCGTGGAGAGGGAATTCTTTGGAGTGATTGGGGGACTAAGGAACAGGTCTTGAAAGATCTCGATAGTCTTGGTGTATCGCGTTAA